One region of Salinirubrum litoreum genomic DNA includes:
- a CDS encoding DUF7521 family protein, which translates to MQPTYTLLVTAKTVTFLLGGGLALLAFRVARDRDSRQLHALATGFLLVTLGSVTSALHHVAPLSQSLGLRLGSVLTAVGFAAFGYSLYATGSVVPRRSGRGVQ; encoded by the coding sequence ATGCAACCGACGTACACACTCCTCGTCACGGCGAAGACGGTGACGTTCCTGCTGGGCGGTGGACTGGCGCTGCTCGCCTTCCGTGTCGCCCGCGACCGTGATTCCCGACAGCTTCACGCGCTAGCGACCGGTTTCCTGCTCGTCACCCTCGGCTCCGTGACGAGCGCGCTCCACCACGTCGCGCCGCTGTCACAGAGCCTGGGTCTCCGACTCGGCAGTGTGCTGACGGCCGTCGGCTTCGCGGCGTTCGGCTACTCGCTGTACGCCACCGGCTCTGTCGTCCCCCGCCGGTCGGGCCGGGGTGTCCAGTGA
- a CDS encoding DsbA family protein yields MKGTRRAYLSAVAAGAATALAGCLGGGSNANTGDCDIGNPEQVSEQENPALGNPDSSVTIQVFEDFSCPHCATYNNEIFPDVRADFVDTGDVLYQHHDLPLPVNERWSWKVPSAARAVYAATDAETFFEYTKAVFAEQGNYSMDVLDSAADDVGAPGCDARSAAINDTYRPVLEADRQRAIDMAGNQQIGTPAVFVNGSYLGSYQYADIESAIQQARG; encoded by the coding sequence ATGAAGGGCACACGACGCGCGTACCTCTCGGCTGTGGCGGCCGGTGCGGCGACCGCCCTCGCCGGCTGCCTCGGCGGCGGAAGCAACGCCAACACCGGCGACTGTGACATCGGCAACCCCGAACAGGTCTCCGAGCAGGAGAACCCGGCACTCGGGAACCCCGACTCCTCGGTGACGATACAGGTGTTCGAGGACTTCTCCTGTCCCCACTGTGCGACGTACAACAACGAGATCTTCCCCGACGTGCGCGCGGACTTCGTGGACACCGGCGACGTGCTGTACCAGCACCACGACCTCCCGCTCCCGGTGAACGAACGCTGGTCGTGGAAGGTTCCCAGCGCGGCCCGCGCGGTCTACGCCGCCACGGACGCCGAGACGTTCTTCGAGTACACGAAGGCCGTCTTCGCCGAGCAGGGCAACTACTCGATGGACGTGCTCGACAGCGCCGCGGACGACGTCGGCGCACCGGGCTGTGACGCCCGGAGCGCCGCGATCAACGACACCTACCGGCCCGTGCTGGAGGCCGACCGCCAGCGCGCCATCGACATGGCCGGCAACCAGCAGATCGGCACGCCGGCCGTCTTCGTCAACGGCTCGTACCTCGGAAGCTACCAGTACGCAGACATCGAGAGCGCGATCCAGCAGGCGCGAGGCTGA
- a CDS encoding excinuclease ABC subunit C — protein sequence METETVRDRAREFPRDPGVYQFHAGEAVLYVGKAVDLRDRVASYADPRSERIRRMVAHADRLDFAVTDTETQALLLEANLIKRHQPRYNVRLKDDKSYPLVQFTDHPVPRIEITRDPNDAATVFGPYTSKGDVEVVVKAVREIYGLRGCSDHKYDNRDRPCLDYEMGLCTAPCTGEIPAEDYREDTETARRFFAGETGILADPLRREMEQAAAEQNFERAANLRDRLGIVESFHGTGGEAVAGDTESERDVDVLGAAITGDDAVVARLHAERGQLVDRSRHHLDAPEGEDRVADLLAAFVPQYYAERDLPDALLLSERPDDAELLAWLDSEGVAVRVPGAGREAKLVELALKNARSGPTRSDGLAALAAELGLDAAERIEGFDVSHAQGTAVVGSDVCFVGGSAEKADYRRKKLPDRNDDYANMRDLLRWRAERAVEERDDRPNPDLLLIDGGDGQLGAARDALREVGWDVPVVALAKEEELVITPDGVLDWDSDAPHLHVLQRVRDEAHRFAVQYHQTLRDEVSTVLDDVPGVGPQTRRRLLRRFGSVDGVRAASVAELQDVDGVGETTAEAIKSRL from the coding sequence ATGGAGACCGAGACCGTCCGCGACCGCGCCCGCGAGTTCCCGCGCGACCCGGGCGTCTACCAGTTCCACGCCGGCGAGGCGGTGCTGTACGTCGGGAAGGCCGTGGATCTGCGGGACCGGGTGGCGAGTTACGCCGACCCCCGGAGCGAGCGCATCCGCCGGATGGTCGCCCACGCCGACCGTCTCGACTTCGCCGTCACCGACACCGAGACGCAGGCACTCCTCCTCGAAGCGAACCTCATCAAGCGCCACCAGCCGCGGTACAACGTCCGCCTGAAGGACGACAAGTCCTACCCGCTCGTCCAGTTCACCGACCACCCGGTCCCCCGGATCGAGATCACCCGCGACCCGAACGACGCCGCGACCGTCTTCGGACCCTACACGAGCAAAGGCGACGTGGAGGTCGTCGTCAAGGCCGTCCGCGAGATCTACGGCCTGCGGGGCTGTTCCGACCACAAGTACGACAACCGCGACCGGCCCTGCCTCGACTACGAGATGGGGCTCTGCACCGCCCCCTGTACCGGCGAGATACCGGCCGAGGACTACCGCGAGGACACGGAGACAGCCCGCCGGTTCTTCGCGGGCGAGACGGGGATCCTCGCGGACCCGCTCCGCCGGGAGATGGAACAGGCCGCAGCAGAGCAGAACTTCGAGCGCGCCGCGAACCTCCGCGACCGACTGGGCATCGTCGAGTCGTTCCACGGCACGGGCGGCGAGGCGGTCGCCGGCGACACCGAGAGCGAACGCGACGTGGACGTTCTCGGCGCGGCGATCACCGGCGACGACGCGGTCGTCGCGCGCCTCCACGCCGAACGCGGCCAACTCGTGGACCGGTCGCGCCACCACCTCGACGCGCCGGAGGGCGAGGACCGCGTCGCCGACCTGCTGGCGGCGTTCGTGCCGCAGTACTACGCCGAACGCGACCTGCCCGACGCCCTCCTGCTCTCTGAACGCCCGGACGACGCGGAACTGCTCGCGTGGCTCGACTCTGAGGGTGTCGCGGTCCGGGTGCCCGGCGCGGGCAGAGAGGCCAAACTGGTCGAACTCGCGCTGAAGAACGCCCGGAGCGGCCCGACGCGCTCGGACGGCCTCGCGGCGCTGGCGGCCGAACTCGGTCTCGACGCGGCGGAGCGCATCGAGGGGTTCGACGTGAGCCACGCGCAGGGGACGGCGGTCGTCGGCAGCGACGTCTGTTTCGTCGGCGGCTCCGCCGAGAAGGCCGACTACCGCCGGAAGAAACTCCCCGACAGAAACGACGACTACGCGAACATGCGCGACCTGCTCCGGTGGCGCGCCGAGCGCGCGGTCGAGGAGCGAGACGACCGGCCCAACCCCGACCTCCTGTTGATCGACGGCGGCGACGGCCAACTCGGCGCGGCGCGGGACGCGCTCCGGGAGGTCGGCTGGGACGTGCCGGTCGTCGCCCTCGCGAAAGAGGAGGAACTGGTGATCACGCCCGACGGCGTGCTCGACTGGGACAGCGACGCGCCGCACCTGCACGTCCTCCAACGAGTCCGCGACGAGGCGCACCGCTTCGCGGTCCAGTACCACCAGACACTCCGGGACGAAGTCTCGACCGTCCTCGACGACGTGCCCGGCGTCGGCCCGCAGACGCGCCGGCGACTCCTCCGGCGGTTCGGCAGTGTCGACGGCGTGCGCGCGGCGTCGGTCGCAGAACTTCAGGACGTAGACGGCGTCGGCGAGACGACGGCCGAGGCGATCAAGTCGCGGCTCTGA
- a CDS encoding 2Fe-2S iron-sulfur cluster-binding protein → MPTVEFRGRTIECEEGATLRTVLREAGVSPHNGSADTINCHGFGTCGTCAVRVEGEVSAMDGGERRRLDFPPHDTESGLRLACQTQVLGDVTVTKYPGFWGQHTDHDPVE, encoded by the coding sequence ATGCCGACAGTCGAGTTTCGCGGGCGAACGATCGAGTGTGAGGAGGGTGCGACCCTCCGGACCGTCCTCCGTGAGGCGGGCGTCTCCCCGCACAACGGGAGTGCCGACACGATCAACTGCCACGGCTTCGGGACCTGTGGCACCTGCGCGGTCCGCGTCGAGGGCGAGGTCTCGGCGATGGACGGCGGGGAGCGCCGGCGACTGGACTTCCCGCCACACGACACCGAGTCGGGCCTCCGACTCGCGTGCCAGACGCAGGTGCTCGGCGACGTGACCGTGACGAAGTATCCGGGGTTCTGGGGCCAGCACACCGACCACGATCCGGTGGAGTGA
- a CDS encoding zinc-dependent metalloprotease has product MNLFRSVRAVTTASGTGVIDWDAVAEAAKSSTDPGDLTLSAEEREGFASDVRDARTRLQTVAGVEFDLPDTVEVQNRHHWIDANVRTFRRVMAPVEEHGVSVLPGVTRVLNTGTMAVMLSFLANNVLGQYDPLLLAEADDADHGLYFVRPNIVKVADSLDVDYPRFRRWIAFHEVAHAAEFGAAPWLSTHLEQRMEQGIEALADGGVDRQAFRELDTAMTAVEGYAELLMDWAFDDDYSDLRAKLDARRSGGGPLAQLIRRALGLGLKRRQYERGAAFFTAVADRRGVQAASRVWDHPDNLPTDEELDTPEKWILRVDP; this is encoded by the coding sequence ATGAACCTCTTTCGGAGCGTCCGGGCGGTCACGACCGCCTCGGGCACCGGCGTCATCGACTGGGACGCCGTCGCCGAGGCCGCCAAGTCGTCGACCGATCCGGGCGATCTGACGCTCTCGGCCGAGGAACGCGAGGGTTTCGCCTCGGACGTGCGTGACGCCAGAACCCGCCTGCAGACGGTCGCGGGCGTCGAGTTCGATCTGCCCGACACCGTGGAGGTGCAGAACCGCCACCACTGGATCGACGCCAACGTCCGGACCTTCCGCCGGGTGATGGCACCCGTCGAGGAACACGGCGTCTCGGTCCTGCCGGGCGTCACGCGCGTCCTCAACACCGGGACGATGGCGGTCATGCTCTCGTTTCTCGCCAACAACGTCCTCGGCCAGTACGACCCCCTCTTGCTCGCGGAGGCGGACGACGCCGACCACGGGCTCTACTTCGTCCGGCCGAACATCGTGAAGGTCGCCGACTCGCTGGACGTGGACTACCCCCGGTTCCGGCGCTGGATCGCGTTCCACGAGGTGGCCCACGCCGCCGAGTTCGGGGCCGCCCCGTGGCTCTCGACACACCTCGAACAGCGCATGGAGCAGGGCATCGAGGCACTCGCCGACGGCGGCGTGGACCGGCAGGCGTTCCGGGAACTCGACACCGCGATGACGGCCGTGGAGGGGTACGCCGAACTGCTGATGGACTGGGCGTTCGACGACGACTACAGCGACCTCCGGGCGAAACTCGACGCCCGGCGCAGTGGCGGTGGGCCACTCGCGCAACTGATTCGCCGGGCGCTCGGTCTCGGTCTGAAGCGCCGGCAGTACGAACGCGGCGCGGCGTTCTTCACGGCGGTCGCGGACCGGCGCGGCGTGCAGGCAGCGAGTCGTGTCTGGGACCACCCGGACAACCTGCCGACCGACGAGGAACTGGACACGCCCGAGAAGTGGATCCTGCGCGTCGACCCCTGA
- a CDS encoding DUF1028 domain-containing protein: MTFSIVARDPEQDAVGVAVQSKFVSVGSVVPFAAADAGAIATQSFANVAYGPEGLDLLRAGHTAEETIAELTTVDDEAESRQVGVVGADGSVAAFTGDDCFEVAGDVQGETYTVQGNILENRETLTAMADAYETTEGGLPERLLAALHAGNEAGGDSRGEQSAALYVVKPEGGYDAKNDRWIDVRVDDHETPIDELERVFKLYDVTLLAREEPDDLRELDGETATAVADTLAELGFLVADARGDTDAFGEAEREALEEFRGMNNFENHSLAVVEDALARGWSETDPAADGEAQMVDALWHGLSRLDRE, encoded by the coding sequence ATGACGTTCTCAATCGTCGCACGCGACCCCGAACAGGACGCCGTCGGCGTCGCTGTCCAGTCGAAGTTCGTCAGCGTCGGCTCCGTGGTGCCCTTCGCGGCCGCCGACGCGGGGGCCATCGCCACCCAGTCGTTCGCCAACGTCGCCTACGGCCCCGAGGGCCTCGACCTCCTCCGGGCGGGCCACACCGCCGAGGAGACCATCGCGGAGTTGACCACCGTCGACGACGAGGCCGAGTCCCGACAGGTCGGCGTCGTCGGTGCCGACGGCTCCGTCGCGGCGTTCACCGGCGACGACTGTTTCGAGGTGGCCGGCGACGTGCAGGGCGAGACCTACACCGTCCAGGGGAACATCTTGGAGAACCGCGAGACGCTGACGGCGATGGCCGACGCCTACGAGACGACCGAGGGTGGCCTGCCCGAGCGACTCCTCGCCGCGCTCCACGCCGGCAACGAGGCCGGCGGCGACAGTCGCGGCGAGCAGTCCGCCGCGCTGTACGTCGTCAAGCCCGAGGGCGGCTACGACGCGAAGAACGACCGCTGGATCGACGTCCGGGTCGACGACCACGAAACCCCTATCGACGAACTGGAGCGCGTCTTCAAACTGTACGACGTGACACTCCTGGCCCGCGAGGAACCCGACGACCTCCGCGAGTTGGACGGCGAGACGGCGACTGCCGTGGCCGACACGCTCGCCGAACTGGGGTTCCTCGTCGCCGACGCTCGCGGCGACACCGACGCGTTCGGCGAGGCGGAACGCGAGGCCCTGGAGGAGTTCCGGGGGATGAACAACTTCGAGAACCACTCGCTGGCGGTCGTCGAGGACGCCCTGGCCCGTGGCTGGAGCGAGACCGATCCCGCCGCCGACGGCGAGGCTCAGATGGTCGACGCGCTCTGGCACGGGCTGTCGCGGCTGGATCGGGAGTGA
- a CDS encoding MoaD/ThiS family protein has protein sequence MATLDAAPANDDETTATGTDETPHPADRATTTVEVRATGKVRDALPSHSLSFTFEGGTLRAFLDAFFAEYEVADLLLAETDADATTRGWADAPEPDALRGTWYRNPEGEQTRTYARICVNGRFNETLDGLDTELADGDRVALINPFLYCV, from the coding sequence ATGGCCACGCTCGATGCGGCACCGGCGAACGACGACGAGACGACAGCGACGGGCACGGACGAGACCCCACACCCGGCCGACCGGGCGACGACCACCGTCGAGGTGCGTGCGACCGGGAAGGTGCGCGACGCACTGCCGAGCCACAGTCTGTCGTTCACCTTCGAGGGCGGGACGCTCCGTGCGTTCCTCGACGCCTTCTTCGCGGAGTACGAGGTGGCCGACCTGCTGCTCGCCGAGACGGACGCCGATGCGACCACCCGCGGGTGGGCCGACGCCCCGGAACCCGACGCGCTGCGGGGCACCTGGTACCGCAACCCCGAGGGCGAGCAGACACGCACGTACGCCCGCATCTGTGTCAACGGCCGGTTCAACGAGACGCTCGACGGACTCGACACGGAACTCGCAGACGGCGACCGCGTGGCGCTCATCAACCCGTTCCTGTACTGCGTCTGA
- a CDS encoding ester cyclase has product MLAPDGGTTVEQADERLVADFLTAFVAGDADAMAATITADCVFHQPRWPLDTEGRAAIVEQTRESEGRFVDVTVEIEQSVASGDRIAVQTTASGRNVGPLRMGDRDREIAPTGRRFAVPQFGIYRIEDGKIAEAWVLADALGIVEQLDNLPNSPGKMAEIALRQLRWRFGGRERLV; this is encoded by the coding sequence GTGCTCGCACCAGACGGGGGGACGACCGTCGAACAGGCCGACGAGCGACTCGTCGCGGACTTTCTCACCGCGTTCGTCGCCGGTGACGCCGACGCGATGGCGGCGACGATCACCGCGGACTGCGTCTTCCACCAGCCACGCTGGCCGCTGGACACCGAGGGCCGAGCGGCGATCGTGGAGCAGACCCGCGAGAGCGAGGGGAGGTTCGTGGACGTGACCGTCGAGATCGAACAGTCGGTCGCGTCGGGCGACCGGATCGCGGTCCAGACGACCGCCAGCGGGCGGAACGTCGGCCCGCTTCGGATGGGCGACCGCGACCGCGAGATCGCGCCGACCGGCCGGCGGTTCGCGGTACCGCAGTTCGGCATCTACCGCATCGAGGACGGGAAGATCGCCGAGGCGTGGGTGTTGGCCGACGCGCTCGGCATCGTCGAACAACTCGACAACCTGCCGAACTCGCCCGGCAAGATGGCCGAGATCGCACTTCGACAGCTCCGGTGGCGGTTCGGTGGCCGGGAGCGACTGGTCTGA
- a CDS encoding SPFH domain-containing protein, translated as MSSIFRELGRLSAELDGSSGQRSGGQRGSGGSGSRSSGGRGPGNVIPILTLLGIGALLVLFVLPILDLFTFVALLALLVAVATVASAVEVVQAYEKRALTVFGEYRGLLDPGIHFVPPFVSKAYTFDMRTQTIDVPRQEAITEDNSPVTADAVVYIRVMDAKKAFLEVDDYTRAVSNLAQTTLRAVLGDMQLDETLSRRDHINARIRRELDEPTDEWGVRVESVEVREVKPSPAVENAMEQQTSAERRRRAMILEAQGSRRSAVETAQGDKQSNIIRAQGKKQAQILTAQGDAISTVLRAKSAESMGERAIIDKGMETLSSIGQGDSTTFVLPQELTSLLGRYGQQLSGSDVQDSAGLDSKQFDEETREMLGLDDIEEIVENLPTETANGVESAELAREE; from the coding sequence ATGTCCTCCATCTTCCGCGAGTTGGGTCGGCTCAGCGCCGAACTCGACGGCAGTTCGGGTCAGCGGTCCGGCGGGCAGCGTGGGTCGGGCGGATCGGGCAGTCGTAGCTCCGGCGGCCGCGGACCGGGGAACGTGATCCCGATTCTCACGCTGTTGGGCATCGGTGCGTTGCTCGTGCTGTTCGTCCTGCCGATCCTCGACCTGTTCACCTTCGTCGCACTGCTCGCACTCCTGGTCGCGGTCGCCACCGTCGCCAGCGCGGTCGAAGTCGTGCAGGCCTACGAGAAACGCGCACTGACGGTGTTCGGCGAGTACCGGGGACTGCTCGACCCCGGAATCCACTTCGTCCCGCCGTTCGTCTCGAAGGCGTACACTTTCGACATGCGGACCCAGACAATCGACGTGCCCCGGCAGGAGGCGATCACCGAAGACAACTCCCCGGTCACCGCCGACGCCGTGGTCTACATCCGGGTGATGGACGCGAAGAAGGCCTTCCTAGAGGTCGACGACTACACCCGCGCCGTCTCGAACCTCGCCCAGACGACGCTCCGTGCCGTGCTGGGCGACATGCAACTCGACGAGACGCTCTCCCGGCGCGACCACATCAACGCCCGCATCCGCCGGGAACTCGACGAACCCACCGACGAGTGGGGCGTGCGCGTCGAGTCGGTCGAGGTGCGCGAAGTGAAACCTTCGCCGGCGGTCGAGAACGCGATGGAACAGCAGACCTCCGCCGAACGCCGCCGCCGGGCGATGATCCTCGAAGCGCAGGGGAGTCGCCGGAGCGCCGTCGAGACGGCACAGGGTGACAAGCAGTCGAACATCATCCGGGCACAGGGGAAGAAACAGGCGCAGATTCTCACGGCACAGGGTGACGCCATCTCGACCGTCCTCCGGGCGAAGTCCGCCGAGTCGATGGGTGAACGCGCCATCATCGACAAGGGGATGGAGACACTCTCGTCGATCGGTCAGGGCGACTCGACGACGTTCGTCCTCCCGCAGGAACTGACCAGTCTGCTCGGACGCTACGGACAACAGTTGTCTGGCTCCGACGTGCAGGACTCCGCGGGCCTCGACAGCAAGCAGTTCGACGAGGAGACCCGCGAGATGCTCGGCCTCGACGACATCGAGGAGATCGTCGAGAACCTGCCGACCGAGACCGCGAACGGCGTCGAGTCGGCCGAGTTGGCACGCGAGGAGTAG
- a CDS encoding TlpA family protein disulfide reductase has product MNRRQVLAGAGGLALTGGAGWIAFGRDAGDFGVTVDTIDAPGSESGTQRLPVPGTVTLLDLFATWCLPCKAQMRSLRPVHDDYGDDVAFVSVTNEQFGGGLTREDVADWWREHDGNWMLGHDPASVVHQQVGSTGLPYLVLTDAEGRIVWSHSGVASEARLREEIESALAGGT; this is encoded by the coding sequence ATGAACCGGAGGCAGGTCCTCGCCGGTGCCGGCGGCCTCGCACTCACCGGCGGTGCCGGCTGGATCGCGTTCGGACGGGACGCGGGTGACTTCGGCGTCACCGTCGACACCATCGACGCCCCCGGCTCCGAGTCGGGTACCCAGCGTCTCCCGGTCCCGGGCACCGTCACCCTCCTCGACCTCTTCGCGACCTGGTGTCTTCCCTGTAAAGCACAGATGCGCTCGCTCCGCCCAGTCCACGACGACTACGGCGACGACGTGGCGTTCGTCTCGGTGACGAACGAGCAGTTCGGCGGCGGCCTGACCCGCGAGGACGTGGCCGACTGGTGGCGCGAGCACGACGGTAACTGGATGCTCGGCCACGATCCGGCGAGCGTCGTCCACCAGCAGGTCGGGTCGACCGGCCTGCCGTACCTCGTGTTGACCGACGCAGAGGGGCGGATCGTCTGGAGTCACTCGGGCGTCGCCAGCGAGGCACGACTGCGCGAGGAGATCGAGTCGGCACTCGCGGGCGGGACGTGA
- the idsA3 gene encoding geranylfarnesyl diphosphate synthase yields MTQDATEQRVLDAVAARRELVNDAIDEELPMSEPPRLWEATRYLLEAGGKRLRPTVVLLAAEALADVEPLSADYRSFPALDDATIDVMAAAVSLEVIQSFTLIHDDIMDDDDLRRGVPAVHEAYDTSTAILAGDTLYAKAFELMTNTDAPPEHALEATRLLATTCIRICEGQALDVEFERQTDVLPEEYLEMIEHKTAVLYGASAATPAVLLGADEETVEALYRYGIDSGCAFQIQDDVLDLTVPSEKLGKQRGSDLVENKETIITLHARQQGVDVDGLVDADDPEEVTEAEIDDAVAELEAAGSIDYAREKAQELTDRSKQRLAVLPDNEARSLLEDLADYLITRGY; encoded by the coding sequence ATGACACAGGACGCGACGGAACAGCGGGTACTCGACGCGGTGGCAGCACGCCGTGAACTCGTCAACGACGCCATCGACGAGGAGTTGCCGATGTCGGAGCCACCACGGCTCTGGGAGGCGACTCGGTACCTGCTGGAAGCCGGCGGGAAGCGGCTCCGCCCGACCGTCGTCCTGCTCGCAGCCGAGGCACTCGCGGACGTGGAGCCGTTGTCGGCCGACTACCGATCCTTCCCGGCGCTCGACGACGCGACCATCGACGTGATGGCCGCCGCCGTCAGCCTGGAAGTCATCCAGTCGTTCACCCTGATCCACGACGACATCATGGACGACGACGACCTCCGGCGCGGCGTCCCGGCGGTCCACGAGGCGTACGACACCTCCACCGCCATCCTCGCGGGGGACACGCTGTACGCGAAGGCGTTCGAGTTGATGACGAACACCGACGCGCCCCCCGAGCACGCCCTCGAGGCGACCCGGCTGCTGGCGACGACCTGTATCCGCATCTGCGAGGGACAGGCCCTCGACGTGGAGTTCGAGCGCCAGACCGACGTGCTCCCGGAGGAGTACCTGGAGATGATCGAGCACAAGACCGCCGTGCTGTACGGGGCGTCGGCCGCGACGCCGGCCGTGTTGCTCGGTGCCGACGAGGAGACCGTCGAGGCGCTCTACCGGTACGGCATCGACTCCGGGTGTGCCTTCCAGATCCAGGACGACGTGCTGGACCTGACGGTCCCCTCGGAGAAACTCGGCAAACAGCGCGGCTCCGATCTCGTCGAGAACAAGGAGACGATCATCACGCTCCACGCGCGCCAGCAGGGCGTCGACGTCGACGGCCTCGTGGACGCCGACGACCCCGAGGAGGTCACGGAAGCCGAGATCGACGACGCCGTCGCCGAACTGGAGGCGGCGGGCAGTATCGACTACGCCCGCGAGAAGGCACAGGAGTTGACAGACCGGAGCAAACAGCGACTGGCCGTGCTCCCGGACAACGAGGCCCGCAGTCTGCTCGAGGACCTCGCGGACTACCTCATCACGCGCGGCTACTGA
- a CDS encoding ribonuclease J, whose product MEIEIATIGGYEEVGRQMTAVRAGSDVVIFDMGLNLSQVLIHDNVETEKMHSLDLIDMGAIPDDRVMSDLEGDVQAIVPTHGHLDHIGAISKLAHRYNAPVVATPFTIELVKQQVQGENKFNVENDLIKMDPGETMSIGDSGNVDLEFVNVTHSIIDAINPVLHTPEGAIVYGLDKRMDHTPVIGDPIDMKRFREIGREGNGVLAYIEDCTNAGRKGRTPSESVARRHLKDVMTSVEDYDGGIVATTFSSHIARVKSLVEFAQDIGRQPVLLGRSMEKYSGTAERLNFVDFPDDLGMYGHRKSVDRTFKRIMKEGKEDYLPIVTGHQGEPRAMLTRMGRGETPYELDDGDKVIFSARVIPEPTNEGQRYQSEKLLGMQGARIYDDIHVSGHLREEGHYQMLDALQPKNIIPAHQNLKGFAPYVDLCRSEGYSLGRDLHVTQNGNMIQLVE is encoded by the coding sequence ATGGAAATCGAAATCGCAACAATCGGCGGTTACGAAGAGGTTGGCCGGCAGATGACGGCCGTTCGCGCGGGCAGCGACGTCGTCATCTTCGACATGGGCCTCAACCTCTCGCAGGTCCTGATCCACGACAACGTGGAGACGGAGAAGATGCACAGTCTCGACCTGATCGACATGGGCGCGATCCCGGACGACCGGGTCATGTCCGACCTCGAGGGTGACGTGCAGGCCATCGTGCCGACGCACGGCCACCTCGACCACATCGGCGCGATCTCGAAACTCGCCCACCGGTACAACGCGCCGGTCGTCGCCACGCCCTTTACCATCGAACTGGTGAAACAGCAGGTGCAGGGCGAGAACAAGTTCAACGTCGAGAACGACCTGATCAAGATGGACCCCGGCGAGACGATGTCCATCGGCGACTCGGGCAACGTCGACTTGGAGTTCGTCAACGTCACCCACTCGATCATCGACGCGATCAACCCGGTGCTCCATACGCCGGAGGGGGCCATCGTCTACGGCCTCGACAAGCGGATGGACCACACGCCGGTCATCGGCGACCCCATCGACATGAAGCGGTTCCGCGAGATCGGCCGCGAGGGCAACGGCGTCCTCGCGTACATCGAGGACTGTACGAACGCCGGCCGCAAGGGTCGGACCCCCTCGGAGTCGGTCGCCCGACGCCACCTGAAGGACGTGATGACCTCGGTGGAGGACTACGACGGCGGCATCGTCGCCACGACGTTCTCCAGCCACATCGCCCGTGTGAAGAGTCTCGTCGAGTTCGCACAGGACATCGGCCGCCAGCCGGTCCTCCTGGGTCGCTCGATGGAGAAGTACTCGGGCACCGCAGAGCGCCTGAACTTCGTCGACTTCCCGGACGACCTCGGGATGTACGGCCACCGGAAGTCGGTGGACCGGACGTTCAAGCGGATCATGAAGGAGGGCAAGGAGGACTACCTGCCCATCGTCACCGGCCACCAGGGCGAGCCACGCGCGATGCTCACCCGGATGGGCCGCGGCGAGACGCCGTACGAACTGGACGACGGCGACAAGGTCATCTTCTCGGCACGGGTCATCCCGGAGCCGACGAACGAGGGCCAGCGCTACCAGTCCGAGAAACTGCTCGGGATGCAGGGCGCGCGCATCTACGACGACATCCACGTCTCCGGCCACCTGCGCGAGGAGGGCCACTACCAGATGCTCGACGCGCTCCAGCCGAAGAACATCATCCCGGCGCACCAGAACCTCAAGGGCTTCGCGCCGTACGTCGACCTCTGCCGGAGCGAGGGCTACTCGCTGGGCCGTGACCTCCACGTCACGCAGAACGGCAACATGATCCAACTGGTGGAGTGA